The Polluticoccus soli sequence TGATTACGCAGCACCTTTCTGCACATATAGGTTGGCTCCAGGCCAAACGAAGTGCAGGGCGTGCCGGGTGCAGACTCATGCTGCAACTCCACAGTGAATAATATTTTATAGAACACAGCTGCCATGCGCTGATCCTTGTTAACTGGTGAAAAAATCCCTTATTTAAAACTCTATATTGCTACCTGTCCGATAACGTTAAATCTATTCCTTGAACTATATGCGTATTTCTTATGATCGGTGCCTCCTTATCCAGGATAACAACCAATCGCATTTTATATAGAACGAATGGCACCATCTTGCTACCCATCGTTTGCCATATCTGGTTGCTTTGATCAAAATTGGGCGAGTTCAACTCCAGTATGATCTTCTCCAACCCCGCGTTGCGTTCGGAAACTGTGAAGTCCATATCCTCATACACATTCTTTCCCTGGAAGATCGTAATGAGTAGCGAAATGAACTTGAGCGCACTCTCATAGCGTGCCTTTGCAAATTGCGCAGTAAACAGCACCCATAAATTGAGAGTGACCACGGGATTCTTCAGATTTAACTTTGTTGCATCGCCCGAATCAACTGAATAAACAGGAAGATTTCGAAAGGTTTTGTCTTCTTCTACGTTGAAAAGAGTGACAAGTATTTTGTCTTTGTCGTTAGCATCCGGATCCTTTGGAAGGCTTGCTACTTCAACATCCGGACCAGCGGTCGTTCGCGCTTCGATCTGGGCAGTTAGGATGCGTTTAATGAAATTCAATGATACATCTATCATCGCTCTCTCTGTTTTCAGTGTGGTGATTCGATGAGAAAATTAGGATAACAATTTTATTATTTCAAACTTTGATTAAGAAATTCTTAAACACCAAAACCACAATCATCATCTAAAACATTGAAAATAAATGAGGTCCGCAAAAAATATCATCGATAAAATTTTTTTGGACTTTACTTTCAAAGTGAATGGCAAAGGCAGCCGTAAAGCCACAGAAGAAACCAGAGAAATTTTCTACAACAATTTGTTGCCAAAAATAGATTCATTGCTATCTAAACATAGCAACAATTCTATCATTCGGATAGATTCGCTCACAATAGACCTGGACAAAACCACGCTGACTGACATTCCAGACAAATTGCTATCAGAACTGGAATCAGAGCTCGCAAAACACCTCCCAAACCCACTGTGGACAAAGCAAACAAAGGAAAACAAGGCAAACAGCGAAGAAGAAGACCTCGATACTTTGCTCTACTTTTTGCAGACCGGTACGTTGCCATGGCATCACGACAAGAATACCTCGCCCGGTAAACTGCTTATTAATATTCTAAAAAAGAACAAAATACAGACGCAGCACAGACTCAAGCAGGCTTTTGAAAAAAATGAAATAACACTGCGGCGATTCATTCTTCAATTTTCAGAGGAGCAGGTTTACGAGATATTCGCATCATTCATCGCAGAAAACTCATTCAAGCTTGCACTAACTGCCTGGTACCAATTTGTTGGCGCAAAGCAACCGGGCCAGATTCAAAGAACATTTCTTTTTGCTATAAAACATGAGATAATTAAGAACGAGATCGAATTCCTAACGGATTTTTCGGAAGTCTTGATATTACCGCACTTAAAAATTGACAGATCTGTACTACCAGAAATAGTCTCCGAATTAAAGACGATACCTAAAAAACACATACTCACTGAAAAAATCGTTACGATATTCAGAGAGATGGAAAAAAAATATAGCCACGCAAATACCAGAAATGACTCAATCCAGACTCAACGACAAATGGCCAATGGAACACCCACAGAAGAAAAAGCAGTAGTAAAAGAGCAAAAGAAGAACAACGATCCAGGCATAACATCCTTCACAGTAGACAATGCAGGCCTCGTCATCCTGTTTCCATACATTCAAATGTTCTTTAGCGAGATTGGCTTGATGAAGGATGAAGAGTTTAGTAGCCCTGCAGCCCAACTAAAAGCAGTGCAAATGTTGCAATACCTGGCGACGGGATCGGCTAAAACACCAGAACACTTACTGGCCCTGAATAAAGCACTCTGCGGAATAGATATGGCGATGCCCTGCCCTGGTACATTGAGGTTGACCAAGGCTCAGAAACAAATGTGCGAGACCTTACTAAACGCGGTCATTAATAACTGGCCACCTTTGAGAGGCACAAGTATCACCGGTTTTCGGCAATCCTTTCTTCAAAGAAACGGTACGCTGAAAAAGGAGGACGACAACTGGACACTCCACGTAGAGCGAAAAGCATTTGATATATTACTTGAACAATTGCCATGGGGATTCAGCGTAGTGAAATTTCCATGGACCGAACAATTTATACATGTACTATGGTAACAGCAATGAAAATACCCCAGACTGTAAATAGCGAGTTGAGCTGGCTCTCAAAAATAGTGGAAACCCGGCTGAGACTGTATTTCGCGCAAGAAACACAGTACAATTCTATTGAGTCTATTCCACCACCGGCGATCCGCAAACCTATCGACAACTACAGCAAGTTCGTTGTCGACCATAACCTGGGATTTGCAGATCGTATACTGCTGGCAGCATCGTTAGTTCCACTATTGCAACCTCAGTTGTTCGACATGCTGATGATACGCAATAGCAATACCGACAAGCGCTTCGTCGAATTTGGCGGTGTAACGGGAACAAATTTCAGTGGACTGCTACCAACACTGGATACAATCTTATTCATACTAGCCGGGAGCGACTTACAGCTTCGCCTGAATTACCTGGCGCAGCTAAACAACAATCATCTCTTGTTCCTGCACAATTTTCTGTCGTTGGAAAATGGCCCGGCACACGAGCCGTTGACAAGTGCTATTGTTCACCCCACTTCGGAGTTGTTGGAAATACTGCTGCCGGGACAAAGCAATAGCTCACGCTTTGCGCTCGGGCTTCCGGCAAAAAAGATCACTACGCAGCAAACGTGGAGTGACCTCGTGCTGGAAGACAATGTGATGAACCAGATAGAGGAGATCAGTTCCTGGGTAAAGCACGGGCACCTGCTGCATACAGAACTCGGCCTAAACTCAAAACTAACTCCCGGTCATCGTTGTTTGTTTTATGGCCCACCCGGCACAGGTAAAACGCTTACAGCAACACTGATCGGCAAACTGACCAATCTTGAAGTGTTTAGAGTTGACTTGTCGATGATCGTATCGAAATATATAGGCGAAACAGAAAAAAACCTTTCGAAAATATTTGAAAAAGCTGAGCACAAAGGCTGGATACTATTCTTTGATGAAGCAGATTCACTATTCGGAAAGCGAACAAACGTGAAGGACGCGCATGATCGTTATGCCAACCAGGAGGTTTCCTATTTATTGCAACGTGTAGAGGAATACAATGGCCTTGTAATTTTAGCAACTAACTTCAAATCAAATATTGATGATGCCTTTGCCCGTCGCTTCCAGACGGTCATACACTTCCCCATGCCAAAAGCGTTGCAACGCAAAAAACTCTGGCTCAATATGTTGCCACAGAAATTGAAATTGGATGCTGACATTAATATAGATGCACTGGCCGAGCAGTACGAACTAAGTGGTGGTTCGATCATCAACATTGTCAGGTTTTGTTCGCTCATGGCACTATCACGCAACGCAGAAAAAATTGTTTTGCCAGATCTCATGGAAGGTATTAAACGTGAATTCGTTAAAGAAGGCAAGGCAATGTAATATGACAAAAAGCTTGCCATTCTGATAATAGATTTCGTAATTTCAAAATTGAAAACGCACCATCACCTTGCTAACAGCCGCGGCTAAAATATCAAAGCCTGCTTCTAAGAACACTGTGCAACGAAAAGCACAGCCGGCTGTTTCTGCACCTTCCAGGATCTCATTCTTGGGTAACAACAATTCACTCCAGCTTAAGCCGGAGTTGAGCAATACGTTCGTGAATGCGAACAATACCATCACTACACTGTCGGCGCAACCAAGCCGGCAAACCATTATACAACCTAAGGTAAATGAACACTTTGTAAGACCAATTGTTCAAACCAAAATAGAAATTGGTGCTCCAAACGATCGATACGAACAAGAAGCAGATAGTGTTGCCGAAAAAGTAGTAACTACTCCAGATTCTGCCGTAACAGTCTCCGCACCAACGTCTACTGGCATCAAACGCAAAACAGCGCATCCGGGTATCGTATATCCCATGCGCATCTCGCGCATCGCGATGAAACGCGTGCAATGCCAACGTACAAGAAAAGTAACAACAAATACTCCGGCCGCAAGGCCATTAAATATTGAAGCCAAACTCAATAGCACAGCAGGGCGCGGCAGCCCTATGGATGCTAAAACGCGAGCTTTTATGGAACCGCGCTTCGGCGCGGACTTTAGTGGTGTGCGCATACATACCGACCGCACCGCAGCGCAAATGAACAATGCTCTGGGTAGTTATGCTTTTGCGTACAACA is a genomic window containing:
- a CDS encoding DUF4255 domain-containing protein, encoding MIDVSLNFIKRILTAQIEARTTAGPDVEVASLPKDPDANDKDKILVTLFNVEEDKTFRNLPVYSVDSGDATKLNLKNPVVTLNLWVLFTAQFAKARYESALKFISLLITIFQGKNVYEDMDFTVSERNAGLEKIILELNSPNFDQSNQIWQTMGSKMVPFVLYKMRLVVILDKEAPIIRNTHIVQGIDLTLSDR
- a CDS encoding ATP-binding protein, producing the protein MVTAMKIPQTVNSELSWLSKIVETRLRLYFAQETQYNSIESIPPPAIRKPIDNYSKFVVDHNLGFADRILLAASLVPLLQPQLFDMLMIRNSNTDKRFVEFGGVTGTNFSGLLPTLDTILFILAGSDLQLRLNYLAQLNNNHLLFLHNFLSLENGPAHEPLTSAIVHPTSELLEILLPGQSNSSRFALGLPAKKITTQQTWSDLVLEDNVMNQIEEISSWVKHGHLLHTELGLNSKLTPGHRCLFYGPPGTGKTLTATLIGKLTNLEVFRVDLSMIVSKYIGETEKNLSKIFEKAEHKGWILFFDEADSLFGKRTNVKDAHDRYANQEVSYLLQRVEEYNGLVILATNFKSNIDDAFARRFQTVIHFPMPKALQRKKLWLNMLPQKLKLDADINIDALAEQYELSGGSIINIVRFCSLMALSRNAEKIVLPDLMEGIKREFVKEGKAM
- a CDS encoding contractile injection system tape measure protein, which produces MRSAKNIIDKIFLDFTFKVNGKGSRKATEETREIFYNNLLPKIDSLLSKHSNNSIIRIDSLTIDLDKTTLTDIPDKLLSELESELAKHLPNPLWTKQTKENKANSEEEDLDTLLYFLQTGTLPWHHDKNTSPGKLLINILKKNKIQTQHRLKQAFEKNEITLRRFILQFSEEQVYEIFASFIAENSFKLALTAWYQFVGAKQPGQIQRTFLFAIKHEIIKNEIEFLTDFSEVLILPHLKIDRSVLPEIVSELKTIPKKHILTEKIVTIFREMEKKYSHANTRNDSIQTQRQMANGTPTEEKAVVKEQKKNNDPGITSFTVDNAGLVILFPYIQMFFSEIGLMKDEEFSSPAAQLKAVQMLQYLATGSAKTPEHLLALNKALCGIDMAMPCPGTLRLTKAQKQMCETLLNAVINNWPPLRGTSITGFRQSFLQRNGTLKKEDDNWTLHVERKAFDILLEQLPWGFSVVKFPWTEQFIHVLW